From the Candidatus Thermoplasmatota archaeon genome, the window TGCGGTTCGCGATCTCGAGGAGCTGCTCCTTCGGGACGTTCGCGACGCCGTTCTTCTCGAGGCGGTCCGCGACGGCGGTCGTGCCCGTGTGCTTGCCGAAGACGAAGCGGCGCTCGCGGCCGAGGGCCTCGGCCTGGATGGGCTCGTAGGTTGCGGCCTTCTTGATGACGCCGTCCGTGTGGATGCCCGACTCGTGCGTGAACGCGTTGTAGCCGACGACGGGCTGCGTGATCCCGACCGGGATCCCCGTCGCCTCCTCGACCGCGCGCGAGACCTCCATGAGCTTCTCGAGCCTGATGCCCGTCTTCACGCCGTAGAGGTCCTCGAGCGCCATCACGACCTGCTCGAAGGCGACGTTGCCCGCGCGCTCGCCGATGCCGTTCAGCGTGCAGTTGATGACCGGGATGCCCTGCTCGATCGCGGCGAGCGCGTTTGCCGCGCCGAGGCCGTAGTCGTTGTGGTTGTGGAAGCCGAACTCGGCCTTGTTCGAGACGCGGCGCTGGATCTCCGCGAACCACCAGCGCGTCGCGGCCGGGGTCATGACGCCGACCGTGTCGCAGAAGAGCGCGCGGTCCGCGCCCGCATCGATCGCGCGGTTGTAGAGCGTCTCGACCGTGTCGAGGTCGGCGCGCACCGTGTCCTCGGTCACGATCGTGACCTTGAGGCCGTGCGCCTTGCCGTACTCGACCGACTTCACGGCCATCTCGATCGCCTCCTCGCGCGTGCGCTTCAGCTTGTATTTGAGGTGCACGTCGCTCACGGCGATGAACGGGCTGATCTCGTCCACGTCGGCCTTGAGGCACGCGTCGATGTCGCTTTGCACCGTGCGGCACGCGCCGAGGACGCTCGCGCGGAGGCCCTCCTTCGCGATGGCCTTCACGGCGTTGAGCTCGCCCTCGCTGATCGCGGGGATGCCGCAGTTCAAAATGTCGACGCCGAGGTCGTCGAGCATCTTCGCGAGCTTGACCTTCTCGTCGAGCGTGTAGTACACGCCGGGCGTCTGCTCGCCGTCGCGCAGGGTCTCGTCCCAGAAGACGACCTTCTCGGGCATCCTCCGCGCGAGGTTCGCCTCGAGGTTCCAGTTGTGGACGAGCACGTCGTCGCGGTCCGGCGCGGGCATGGACGCGCATCCGCCCGGAAGCCTCA encodes:
- the aksA gene encoding homoaconitate hydratase (in Methanococcus jannaschii this protein catalyzes the condensation of alpha-ketoglutarate and acetyl-CoA to form trans-homoaconitate; functions in alphaketosuberate synthesis which is a precursor in coenzyme B and biotin synthesis); this encodes MPAPDRDDVLVHNWNLEANLARRMPEKVVFWDETLRDGEQTPGVYYTLDEKVKLAKMLDDLGVDILNCGIPAISEGELNAVKAIAKEGLRASVLGACRTVQSDIDACLKADVDEISPFIAVSDVHLKYKLKRTREEAIEMAVKSVEYGKAHGLKVTIVTEDTVRADLDTVETLYNRAIDAGADRALFCDTVGVMTPAATRWWFAEIQRRVSNKAEFGFHNHNDYGLGAANALAAIEQGIPVINCTLNGIGERAGNVAFEQVVMALEDLYGVKTGIRLEKLMEVSRAVEEATGIPVGITQPVVGYNAFTHESGIHTDGVIKKAATYEPIQAEALGRERRFVFGKHTGTTAVADRLEKNGVANVPKEQLLEIANRIKRHTEAQSKATVKAFIDTYRDWDVKHNGVDNPTFWKIVKDVTGKTPPPGVAEKKYKW